AAGTAAGAGTCCTGTTACCTGTACTGCCTGTCTCACGGGAAAGCAGGCCCGACTGCCCTTCAATAGTGTAGGCACGAGAGCTACAGACGCACTACAGCTTATCCACACCGACTTATGTGGACCGATGGAGCAAGAATCTCTTGGAGGTATGAAATACTTTATTACCTTTGTAGACGATTTTACTAGAAAAGTTCATGTGTATCTCTTGAAAAACAAGTTGAACGTGCTTGAAGTTTTTAAAGATTATAAGAGCAGAGTAGAAAATGAACTAGAGAGGAAAATAAAGGCAATTCGTTCAGACAATGGTAAAGAGTACTGCAACAAAGACTTGAAGGCTTCATGCGCAAACATGGAATTGAACATCAAACGAGCACTCCGTACTCACCTCAGTCGAATGGTCTTGCGGAGCGAATGAACAGGACCCTGGTAGAACGATTTAAGTGCATGTTATTTGATGCTAACCTGGCAAAGCCCTTCTGGGGTGAAGCGCTGGCCACAGCGGCTTATGTCATCAACAGGTCCCCCACAAAGGCAATTGATGGCAAAACACCGATGGAGAAGTGGTCTGGTAAGAAGCCTGATCTGTCAAATTTAAGAATTTTTGGCTCCGAAGTTATGGTACAGATACCTAAGGAGAAACGCCAAAAATGGGATTCAAAGTCCAGAAAACAGATATTTGTCGGCTACTGTGAGTCTACCAAGGCATACCGAATACTCGATCCTGAAACGAATCAGATCACGAAGAGTAGGGATGTTGTATTTTTAGAAAATGTCAGAAAATGTAATAACAACATTTACATACCTTGTATATCCGACAGTAGCGCGGCAGCAGAACAGCCATCTGAAGAACCCTGCAAAGATGAAGTAGAAAGCAACGTGGAACCGTCTTCAGGTGACGACTACTTTTCTGGCGACAATGATGACTCATCCTACATACCAGAGGACTCGATTGAGCTTGATGCACCAACACGTGATTATGACTTACGTCCGCGAAAAGCAGTCCAGTATGCAGAGAAGGATGAAGTTGATACAAGTTACTTTTGTCCAATACCTGATTTGAATGACCCTCTGACTGTTGACCAAGCTCTCTCATCTCTCCAGGCAGACCAATGGAAGAAGGCCATGCAGGAAGAATACGATTCTCTGATTAAGAATCAAACATGGTCTCTGGTGGATTTGCCTCCGGGTAAAAAGGTTTTGCCCTGTAAGTGGGTGTTTAAAACGAAAACCAATGAGAAAGGAGAGGTGACTCGATATAAAGCGAGATTGGTTATCAAGGGATATGCTCAGAAAAAGGGCACTGACTATGACGAAGTATATGCTCCAGTGGTACGTCCACAGAATGCTTTTGTCTCAGTATGACTTTGAGAGTTTGAGCCCCACTAAGCTAACTGTTTGAACAATATTTTAACATACTACAGTAAATAGACTATGACCATGTTAAGTTAGCCCTGACTTGGCGTACATATCCCATAATAGGAGCGCCAAGTCCGAATTTAGGGCCATATCAAAAATTCAATGGCTCAAAAGAAATGAAACTCTTtcatttaaaagtttaaatttttttaaatacaatacaTTACCAATTCCTCCatcagtaggtacttaccataTCAAAGAAGTCTTTTCCACATGTATTACAACCCCAAATAGCTGCTTCATCAGAAAATGTAGGCGAGGGTATGTTGTAGGAGTCATTGCTGTCTTCATTGTGTGCATCATGTAGGTTATTAAACTCTTGGTCATCATCATTTTCACATTTAACATATTCTGTAATATGTATAAGTCAATATGtgtcaaattattaaaattaatgttgtataattttataatgtcaTACAGTTATTCCTAACTGAGTTACCTCTTAGAGTAAAAATAAGCAAATCATTCATAGGCAATAGAAATAACAATTATTTCTTATGCCACACTGCCAAGAATATGATTGTAATGTATCCctatcttcgagcaacaccagGTTCCGAAGATCCCTATCCTTCATGATGTATCCTAAATGTTTATAGTACTGTGAAGGATTTAAGTAGTGAATGGTAAGTATATTGTTTTGAGACTGAATTTACCTTCTTTTATAGATAGCTCTTCTAACTCTTGCAATCTTTTGTTATTCTTTTGGCACATATCCCTGAACATGATACACCCATTGAGTAAATCGAGGCAGTTTTGACACATCTGTGTCATGGTATCAGTCTTGTTGATCTGGAAACaatcattattaattataatatctaaaataaaaataaaaacaaatattgtGTTACAGGAATACCTGAGCATGTCAATACTATTTTTCGCTATTGATACAGGTTCTAAAATCTTACCGTAACACCGgaaaaatgttctatttctTCCGCAATATTGGGTTGTACGAAGTTGTTGAAAATGGGAACATCCCCATTTTCTGAAGCACATATCCTGCACATGCCTGGAGCTATTTTAAAGCTCGATATACTAGTATACCTGAAATATTTTTCCGTGCAGAAGAATTATTTGAAACACTAAAAACTCAGGTAGGCAGAAGTATAATTTGAATACTTACGATTTAGATTTCTTacgttttttttgtttctttttcttGGATTTGTGCAAAGCGTTAGCATATAACATAGACCTAAGTAAAAGCAGCGATGCCATTAGTTATACGTAGCTTATATTTTCTGCAAATACTTTTAGTATTAGttagaagtatattttttaaagaataaagccgtattttgtaaataaataatgttatcgAGTATTTGACAACTGCACTGAACCACAGACAAGACAACGCAAAGTATTAGGTGATGACAGAGTGATTGATTGAAAATACCGGTTTTTCTCGTTCATTCAGTCATGTTGCTATGTTGGTAGAAATGGGGCAACCTGCATTTGGCCATCACTACATcactcaaaaaaataaaaataataacaacatTCTCTATCTTGACTATGccttgtgttttttttattcagtttagatttatttttattgtgattGAGTGTATATAATTGTAATAAAGTTGTGAATATATTATATCTTTGAACCCTATCTTTATATAATGGCGGTATACATAACTAAATCAATGCTCTCTAAATTCAACAAAGCCAAATATCCCTCTACTTTCAGTAATGAAGACGATGGCAGTAACAACAGTGATCACTGGCAAAAACTTGTAGCTGACTGGTAATGAACATTTATTACGTTTAATAGTGGATAAACTCTGTTTTATCTTCATGATTTACTTGTACTTTAGCTTATACAATTCCGCTGCGCTTCCAATTTCTGGCTAATACTGCTGTCCCTTGCTTGTTCCCTACCTGCCTGTCACATAACTAGTCTTCTaatgattttataatttatgtacctatttcagTAAGAAAAGTGTCCGCCTTGAAAAAGATATGATATGTCGAATCTGTGCCAAAGGTGGATGGCTAATACTGCTGTCCCTTGCTTGTTCCCTACCTGCCTGTCACATAACTAGTCTTCTaatgattttataatttatgtatCTATTTCAGTAAGAAAAGTGTCCGCCTTGAAAAAGATATGATATGTCGAATCTGTGCCAAAGGTGGATGCACGCCACTAACTGAAAAGGTCTTCGATTACGACATCATGAGTGCCATAAGAAGTATAACAAATGTCTCAGTAAGTCTTGTACTTACATCCTTCTGCAACCTATTTCAACTGACTTCCAAAAAGTTATCAGTTCGTCTGCAAGTTATGTAAAAAATTTTTTAGAGATTATTTTCAGtagtattaatttattatattgtacctACAGTCAGAATCAAAAGCAACTACCATTCTCctataacttaaaaaaaaaacagatgtcTCCATATTAAAATGCAGATACCTTAGAACAAAAACTGTTGAGATATACATATATCTCTTATTAGAAAAGTAAGCAAGGATGACACTTTTTCGCATTATTTCAAACACTACTATGCACACTACTGTGTTTAACCCGTGGAGGGCCCTACTGTCACATGTGTGCTGGTAATTAGTATAGTAGTTCCATACTTTGGTAATTCTGGGGTGGGATTCAAAAGctagtttaataaataaataataatatataattatttacaggTTTCAGCTGATGATGCTTTGCCTAAATACATATGCTCTGTATGTCTGTACAACTTAAAGACAGCACTAACATTCAAAAAGAATTGTGAGGCTTCAGACCGAAAGTTCCGTAAGATTTTACACCCCATGGGTGACCCAACATTCCACTCATATCCATATTCTAAACATGACTTCCAATTGATCCTCCATGACATGAAGAAGAAAAGAATGAAGATTGAAGAAGCAAGAAACAGGGAGCTGAAGAAACGGGAGAAGATTTCTATGAAGAAAGCTCCGAGGATTAAGCAATTCAAATGTTCGCCCTGTGACATGTCTTTTCCTGATAAGGTAATTCAAATTATAATATTCaatcagaactataagattatattttttgttaatttaattaggatatccacaacgcaggcttcgtcaggtggctacaaatgcaaatccgcaacatgcttcgtccaaaacaaaccaatgatgatatccgcaacaggcttcgtcattttttttaaaattttctttttttttaatattcaattcaattcaatttaattctaaattttttttcatgGTTTCGtgttgggtcgtcccattcgttgttcgtcaaattcttaaattagttctattctgctttcgtcactcattctacattgaaagccaccgacgattgtgacgaatgtagaatgggtgacgaaagcagaataggactaatttaggaacttgacgaaaaacgaatgggacgacccaagatgaTACCtcattcatgtaggcctagcaacaagctcttatgaatcgtaattaatcttaatctaaatattagagcaatttattgatgttaatattattccataataacattggatttattatacagatcaaatttaactctaagaatttcacaaaagtatAGTCTTGTGAATATTTCTCACATCTCTAGCTACCACATGCTGCAGGCTGCAGCTCTGTTGCATAATTACCTGCCACCATTTGCATAATCTTCACTAAATAACCAGCAATGTTTGCCAGCAGTTCCATCAGATAAGAAGAAGCACTTCTCTTACTTTTGTCTCAGAATACTTCTGCAAAATCTAAAAGGGTATGAGTTCATGCAATCATGAGATCATGACATGGTTGTCTCATATTTTGGTCATGATATGTGATGTTTTGAACCAAAAagtaccacattgtcggttaTCGAAAGGTTGAttgcaaattaaaactatattgaaaaagtgccttattgacaaccgaccAACCCTTATGATTGAAAACGGCACATATAAATAATTCAACAACACATGAATCACATGATAGAATCCAATAAATACGTATGTTGCAGGACAAGTTAATGGAGCATCGTCGCGAGCGTCAATGCATGCGGCGCGCGTGCGAGCTATGCGGGCAACTGGTGCTGTCCATCACACAGCATATGCGGCACATTCACAAGCAGACAGTGCCGCATAAATGCAATACTTGCGGCAAGGAGTTCCCGATCATTGCGCGCCTTAAGAACCACATGTGAGTTGACATTGGATTGcctcgaataaatgattatgactATGATTATTATGACATGTTGGCTGCGAATATTTCTGTTTACTCTGTACAAGTTTGCTTCTAGATGATCATATTCAGTATGGTTCCCATTGGCCCCGTTAGCTAAGGCACAAGTTTCTATTATATCTTAGTCTTAAAGCAAATCAACAAAAGCGAAGGCAAGTTTTATATAAACCTCTAACCTGAAATATGGTTAGTTAAAGTGTAGTGTAGGGCTCTTATTATAATTTCCATTTTGTAAGATACTTAAGGCTTACTAgatggtgcgagaactcgcatgcgagtttcattacattgcggtatttaattggtcggctgaattggacgCACAATTttattggacgtaaccaacagtcctcaatgtaactattgtattgtattgtattgtagctcgggcgattttccgcaactcgacgtcttgcgcctattttgcgtgatagggggtgggctagtcttgccagcccagctcctcgaggaatcctatcaaacctttgatgttgagtaggacctcggggaggtcactcggggatccgagatgttttgccctgtatggggccaatccgctgcattccaacaccacgtgagaggctgtttcttcttcctccatgcatccacggcataggggactgtctgtgacacctgttataaaaagatgtttgttaaaaagtccatgacctgttatgacactggttaccatactcagtcgaacctttcctagttgaaggagcgcccttgtgagcttaccgttcatgctaggcatggcctgcttggcctgtctgcatccagtttggtttagccagtgttctgtgtgtagtttccctgtacgtgccagcagcattgagcgtaccttactaaacggtatcgggaggatcggttccgggcctatcgcccccgcacccgatccttgtctggcgagctcgtccgcggcgtcgttacctcgggatccactgtgtcctttgatccattgtaaggtgatcttattgttctgacatacctccattagtcgttcgtggcattcgtgtataagtttggatgtgactatatggctttttagggccattaagactgctctgctgtcggagagtatgcggatggaggatcctactaccttccttgcagtgatggcagccgccgcgttaatgatgcccatgcactcagcctggaataccgagttatgggctcctagcggagtggtgattgacatgttcaggtcttctgaaaaggttccagagcctgatccgctgtctgttttggacccatcagtgaagattctcagctcccggggattgagtccttcgtagttgtcgtcctcaaataattgtattttgtaccttttgtcaaagatggcttgtttgtgaattcgatccgtgcccgccatgagcactggaaattcgctgtatactttttccaggcatgctgtgtgaagagctcctgtggtgttagaccatatattgagggttcgtaaccttaccgctgagagactggcctcttgttgtatgtgtaggtgcagcggtgaaaggtttagcatgacctccatggctgcagtcggagtggacctcgtgcagccagtggtggccgcgcatgcgagcctctggagtctttgTAGCTTGTCTCGTACGTTGCCTAGGTTTGTTCTTGGCCACCAAACCAGAGCACCGTAGCACGTACGCACGCACCGTAGGGGGCGGATTATAGTCTTATAGAGCCAAAGGGTAATTTTCGGGTTGAGTCCCCACCTCTTACCAATCATCCTTCTGCACTGCCAGAAGACTACTCCCGCCTTGTctatgcgtttgttgatgtgattgttccagttgagtttactgtcgagcgttagccctaagtacttaacttcgtcggtcagctgtagctcagtctggaagagtgttggtctggtaaagttgccaagtgcccttttattggtgaacattaccatttctgttttggtggggttaactgataggtcaaaatctctacaccagcgttctacgatccgaagagctgcctgggtgaggtcgcatactgtactggcaaatttacctgatattaatattgccAGATCATCAGCGTAGCCTATTGTGTAGAAGTGTTCCTCGTTCAGTTTGGTTATGAGGTTGTTGACTACTAGGTTCCACAACAGAGGTGAGAGAACTCCCCCTTGAGGGCATCCCCGCACCGCCGCTACGGCCTGCGGTTCACCTACATACCTTATTGTCCTTTGATTTAGCATGTTCATGATCCACTTTATTAGTCCAGGTTCAGCGCCGTGGTTTTCCAAGGCGTTCCCTATACTGGAAAAGTGAGTCTTGTCAAAAGCGCCCTCTATGTCAATGAAAGTGCCGAGGCACATTTCTTTGCCGTGGATGGCTCTCTCAATGCGGCTTACAACCATGTGAAGAGCCGACTCCGTAGATTTACCTGAGCTGTACGCGTGCTGGTTGTTGTGCATCGGTATGTTCTTTAGCGCCCGGTCCCTCAGGTCCCTGTCGCACAGTTTTTCCAAAGTTTTCAGCAGGAATGATGTGAGACTGATGGGCCTAAAGGATTTGGCAGCTGTGTAGTCGTTCTTACCTGGTTTAGGTATGAATACCACATTCACATCTCTCCATCTCCTGGGCACGTACCCCCAGGCTAGGCAGGCTGCCATGATGTCGGTCAGGGTTTCCTGGATGAGTCCTAGACCCCACTGTAGGAGAGCGGGGAAGATCCCATCCGGACCAGCCGCCTTGAAGGGATGGAAGCTGTCTATGGCCCACCTGAGTTTCTCAGCCGTGACGACTCTGTGCGCCATTTGCCAGTTGTTGTCCGTTGTACTGTATTCCTCGTCCTGCTGATCTGCATCGGCGAGACTTACGCATCCTGGAAAGTGAGTTACCAGGAGAAGGCGTTGGGTCTCTGCAGGGCTAGATGTGTATGTGCCATCGGGTTTACGCAGTGAGCCCAATTGTGATTTGGGCTTGTGCGCTAAGGTTTTCCTCACCCGGTTGGCGTGGTCAAGTGTTTCAATGCTGCTGCAGAAGTTCCTCCATGACAGGGATCTCCAGTACCGCAATCTCTTTTTGTACCTGGCCTTGGCTTCGTAGTAGTTTTCCCAGTCCACCTCAGCCGTTGTGTTCATGGCCCTGTTGAAGAGTCTTCTTGTTTTCCCCCGGAGTCTCTCCAGTTCTGGGCCCCACCACTGGTGACCCTTTATGGCAGTCTTTGCCGGTGGTTTTAAGGGGCACGCCTTGTGGTAGCTGTCTACGAGGGTATCAGTTAAGATATTTACCTGCTGTTCTATCTGAGCCGGTTCCCGAAGGTCATCCCTCGGTGGAAGCCGGTCAAGGCTTTCCCCTAGGACCTTCCTAAAAGTGGCTCGGTCCATTTTCCTGGGATTCCTCCGGGCGGTTGGTGTGTCTCTAGATGCTAGTAGATTGAAGCGAATCCACCTATGGTCTGAGCAGGAGGCCTCCTGGGAGACGTGCCATCCCATAATTAGTTCACTGACCTCCTCCGAAGCCAGAGTCAGGTCGATAATCGTCCTGCatcgtttgtttacaaatgttgGTTCAGCGCCTATATTTAGAATGTTTAGGTTAGTAGTCACAAGATATTCAACAAGTGTCTTACCTCTGTTGTTGCTGGTCTCCATTCCCCACAGTGGGTGGTGTGCGTTGGAGTCGGCCCCGATGATTATTGCGAGGCCTGATCTCTCGCAGTGGCTGACCAGTCGTTGTAGTTCGGCAGGCGGTGGCTCGTCCTCTCCAGGCATGTACGCCGAGGCAAGGACTAGGTCGCGACAGCCTGTTGGCAGTGGAACTTGTAGTTTACTTAATCGCACACAGGTCTCTGGAACAGAATTCAGTGAGTGGTTGTGCAATAATATTGTTAGTAGTTAGGATACATGCCCTAGGGACGGCATGTACCGTGGAGTAGTAGAGCTTACCTTTCGTGTCGGACAGCCCGCGTATGTATCCATTGCCCGCCCATGGTTCTTGTAGGAGGGCAACGGCTGTTGGCAAACCTGCCAGACAGCGTCTGAGTTGGGCCGTAGCGGCCACGCTGTGCTGGAGGTTTGCTTGGatgcaatgtaactaaaatcacagacgagttcgcgcgccgtctaaataaGCCATTAAGCTTGTATTAGGTATCTATGATTTTCGTTGTATATTACTTTTGTTGTTCTGTCACTAAGTATTAAGACATAGAGTTAAACATGGATATATCGTGATCgtgactactttgaaaaaaactcgtatcctgttctgtcaatcaaaagaaaaatgtggtaactctgtatgcatcccaTACAGAGTTACCACATTTTTCTTACGTTTACGTTTTAACTATGAGTAGCAGTTACGAGATTTTTCAAAGTAGCGACGATATCTGGGTATCGTTTTGCATTATCTCCCCACAAGGGATTCCATCCAACAAAATTCAGTACTTTTTTCTTCCAGGATGGTCCACACCGACACATTCAACTTCTTCTGCGACCTGTGCCCGTACAAATGCAAGCACAAGTACTACCTGGTGATGCACATGCGAACACACACCGGCGAGAAGCCGTATAAGTGCACGCAGTGCCCCGCCACCTTCGTCAACCCGTCTAACCTGAATAAGCACAAGCTCACGCACCAGGAGAAGCAGTTTAAGGTGACTaacattaattaataaactcaatagaatcgtttttagggttccgttgacaaagggtaaaaacaggactctattactaagccTGCTGTCcatctgttcgtctgtctgtctgtcaccaagctgtagctcttgaaccgtgatagctaggcagttgaaattttcacacatgatgtatttctgttgtcgctataacaacaaatacacactaaaaacagaataaaattaatatttaagtggggcacaacaatcgtgatttttttgcgtagtggtacggaacccttcgtgggcgagtccgactcgcacttggccggttttttattattatttcgtttCTTGGCGTGCCAGTGCCAAGCGTAAGGGGTAGATGGGTCAAATTTTTATTGCCATATTTGGCAAAGCATAGTAAGGTATAGGTATTTGGGTAATTTTAAATACTTCAGAATGTCAGGTAGATTCGAAAATCACCCAGAATTCCATCATAGTAAAGTCCATGTTTTGAATCACTTGATAATATGAAGTATTCAGAATCACCAAAATAGACCTTACTGCGTCATCATACATTAAATTGCGTCGTCGTACCTACTAGATAATAGAAGACTTGAGCTCACCACACATTGGCGCCCCCATAGCAATTTAGTATGTCAGCGATACCGCTCATTATAGTTGCGTCCACAAAGCAAAATCTACCGGTAGTTTATGGTCCTGCCGTGCTTAGCATAAGAGcagtaactcattttgaaatGTCATTCAATTGTATACTTTGTACTTGTACGATATGTAAAATTAGTTACtgccatagaggtacaataatatagagatgacacgggggaggggccaaacgaccgaacgagatgtacttatggaaatttcagtaggagtagcagagaaagcggtattattgcttgtccttgtcacagtctcactttttgtttgttccccaccaaaaaatttagtatggtttatggtgggcaacaagtAACCCGACCgaagattgtttttggtatgttgtcaggaatgttaaaacgtgtttttaatattgtcgctttgcgtatgttttgtaatactaggtctatggttACTGCCCTTATGCTAAGCGCGGCAGTATATGTGACCGCAGTTTACAAAGATTGAAGCACAAATGTAATCCATGTGATATTGTTTGTAGTGCATGATGTGCGAGAAGGCGTTCCGTACGAACGCGGCGCTGCGCGAGCACCACGAGGCGGCGCACATGAACATCAAGCACACCTGCAACTACTGCGGCCGGGAGTTCTGCTACAAGTGAGCCATGTTATATTGTTTGTAGTGCATGATGTGTGAGAAGGCGTTCCGTACGAACGCGGCGCTGCGCGAGCACCACGAGGCGGCGCACATGAACATCAAGCACACCTGCAACTACTGCGGCCGGGAGTTCTGCTACAAGTGAGCCATGTTATATTGTTTGTAGTGCATGATGTGTGAGAAGGCGTTCCGTACGAACGCGGCGCTGCGCGAGCACCACGAGGCGGCGCACATGAACATCAAGCACACTTGCAACTACTGCGGCCGGGAGTTCTGCTACAAGTGAGCCATGTTATATTGTTTGTAGTGCGTGATGTGCGAGAAGGCGTTCCGTACGAACGCGGCGCTGCGCGAGCACCACGAGGCGGCGCACATGAACATCAAGCACACCTGCAACTACTGCGGCCGGGAGTTCTGCTACAAGTGAGCCATTTACAGGGTTGCTATGTTACGGGCAACttgattaagagccaacaggagtggtcatttctccatgcaaacgtactcgactgtttcctccgtgggttttgatgctagagcaatgattttttcaacacagattaatattgtcaatata
The sequence above is a segment of the Cydia fagiglandana chromosome 9, ilCydFagi1.1, whole genome shotgun sequence genome. Coding sequences within it:
- the LOC134667467 gene encoding zinc finger protein 92-like, translating into MAVYITKSMLSKFNKAKYPSTFSNEDDGSNNSDHWQKLVADCKKSVRLEKDMICRICAKGGCTPLTEKVFDYDIMSAIRSITNVSVSADDALPKYICSVCLYNLKTALTFKKNCEASDRKFRKILHPMGDPTFHSYPYSKHDFQLILHDMKKKRMKIEEARNRELKKREKISMKKAPRIKQFKCSPCDMSFPDKDKLMEHRRERQCMRRACELCGQLVLSITQHMRHIHKQTVPHKCNTCGKEFPIIARLKNHMMVHTDTFNFFCDLCPYKCKHKYYLVMHMRTHTGEKPYKCTQCPATFVNPSNLNKHKLTHQEKQFKCMMCEKAFRTNAALREHHEAAHMNIKHTCNYCGREFCYKSDLRKHEIRNHNRTKRDYIGGEPSYKQVERMQKIQESADEIGQWRPEIVAQPTTIVQATYIDPATELQNNHHLYFADVTGMIQQQPTMVQQQTVQLALPDLEMKKDEVKIYEAQGMAYY
- the LOC134667460 gene encoding uncharacterized protein LOC134667460 — encoded protein: MSITTPLGAHNSVFQAECMGIINAAAAITARKVVGSSIRILSDSRAVLMALKSHIVTSKLIHECHERLMEVCQNNKITLQWIKGHSGSRGNDAADELARQGSGAGAIGPEPILPIPFSKVRSMLLARTGKLHTEHWLNQTGCRQAKQAMPSMNGKLTRALLQLGKVRLSMVTSVITGHGLFNKHLFITGVTDSPLCRGCMEEEETASHVVLECSGLAPYRAKHLGSPSDLPEVLLNIKGLIGFLEELGWQD